A genomic region of Pseudomonadota bacterium contains the following coding sequences:
- a CDS encoding hydroxyacid dehydrogenase, with protein sequence MPNKSRDDARRVFWFNDNKTPNVYDALSKVDAVQAYKLYFDTPQDENWEIMESCHAYCITAARDEVLDQYKGNGELLDRCKKLLVLSSSGAGYDPIDVAACTERGVLVVNQAGANAEAVAEHAVGMMLSLSKNIPQTDKSLRRERGVERETFKGWNMEGKTVGIVGLGNTGSRVARICKNGLNMRVLAYDPYITNADFTDHGAIETELEELLAQADFISINCPFNSETKDLISRAELALMQPSAFLVNCARGGIANEAAMIEALEDKQIRGIGLDVWDQEPPPLDHPLLQFDNLIATYHTAGVTFESRENMAFWNADQVVKTLSGKKPERLINPEAWDKFCDRYESLFGERTCD encoded by the coding sequence ATGCCCAATAAATCAAGAGATGATGCACGTCGCGTTTTCTGGTTTAATGACAACAAGACACCGAACGTATATGACGCTTTATCAAAGGTAGATGCCGTACAGGCATATAAGCTTTATTTTGATACTCCTCAGGATGAAAATTGGGAAATAATGGAGAGTTGTCATGCCTACTGCATTACGGCAGCTCGTGACGAGGTACTTGATCAATACAAAGGAAATGGAGAGCTGCTCGATCGGTGTAAAAAACTATTAGTTCTGTCATCTTCTGGCGCTGGTTACGACCCTATTGATGTGGCAGCGTGTACCGAGCGCGGTGTTTTGGTTGTTAATCAAGCAGGTGCTAATGCGGAGGCTGTTGCTGAGCATGCCGTTGGGATGATGCTGTCTCTCTCCAAAAACATTCCGCAAACCGACAAGTCGCTTCGTAGGGAGCGAGGTGTGGAGCGTGAAACATTCAAAGGCTGGAACATGGAGGGCAAAACCGTTGGCATAGTAGGACTTGGTAATACCGGAAGCAGGGTGGCGCGCATATGTAAGAACGGCCTCAATATGCGTGTGCTTGCTTACGACCCTTACATTACAAACGCTGACTTTACAGACCACGGGGCTATTGAAACAGAGCTAGAGGAATTACTAGCACAGGCCGATTTTATATCAATTAATTGTCCTTTTAATTCTGAAACAAAGGATCTGATAAGTCGTGCAGAATTAGCATTAATGCAACCCTCTGCGTTTCTTGTAAATTGCGCCCGTGGTGGTATTGCTAATGAGGCCGCAATGATCGAAGCATTAGAGGACAAGCAAATTCGCGGTATTGGTCTCGACGTTTGGGATCAAGAGCCGCCCCCATTAGATCATCCGCTCTTGCAGTTTGACAATCTTATCGCCACTTATCACACTGCCGGTGTAACTTTTGAGTCACGAGAAAATATGGCGTTTTGGAATGCTGACCAAGTTGTAAAAACACTAAGTGGTAAGAAACCTGAGCGCCTAATTAATCCTGAAGCATGGGATAAATTTTGTGATCGGTACGAATCATTATTCGGGGAACGAACGTGCGATTAA
- a CDS encoding PaaI family thioesterase, whose amino-acid sequence MTKTTENRNKNITNYNQVLGYEVLEWIDGHALLATPIQKKHRNRGRSIHGGVIASLVNVAGKMAGNWTSNGERKTKTINLNINFISGTSADLVHVRGVRSHATKGTLFSNVEIFLPDTGTVIASGQGVFKLLRSEVTPIRTT is encoded by the coding sequence ATGACAAAAACAACTGAAAATCGAAATAAAAACATTACAAATTATAATCAAGTCCTAGGCTACGAAGTGCTGGAGTGGATTGATGGACATGCTTTGTTAGCAACTCCTATTCAGAAAAAGCACCGAAATAGGGGAAGATCTATACATGGCGGCGTAATAGCATCTCTTGTAAACGTTGCTGGCAAAATGGCAGGAAATTGGACATCCAACGGAGAGCGCAAAACAAAGACAATCAACCTCAATATAAACTTCATTTCGGGGACAAGCGCCGACTTGGTACATGTAAGAGGCGTCCGTTCCCATGCAACTAAAGGCACGTTATTTTCTAACGTAGAGATTTTCCTCCCGGATACCGGCACCGTGATCGCCAGCGGCCAAGGTGTGTTTAAGCTTCTACGCTCAGAAGTAACACCTATCCGTACCACTTAA
- a CDS encoding PaaI family thioesterase produces MLTSVYEREDIKGTFHEVLDYKVIEWRDGHVLMELEVKPEHRDHENFIHDGILSSLIDIAGFLGGDWSPNGPGRSVTINLNISFINDSKAETIIAIGKRTQNIKKLQFTKVDVLEKGTKKLLASGQCTYKILCPNTKDSPGVTGR; encoded by the coding sequence ATGTTGACCTCTGTATATGAGCGCGAAGACATTAAAGGTACGTTTCACGAAGTGCTCGACTATAAAGTGATTGAGTGGCGAGATGGCCATGTCTTGATGGAACTTGAGGTAAAACCAGAGCATCGTGATCACGAAAATTTTATTCACGATGGGATTTTATCATCACTCATAGATATCGCAGGCTTTCTTGGTGGTGACTGGTCTCCAAATGGCCCCGGACGTTCAGTGACGATCAATCTGAATATTAGCTTCATTAATGATAGTAAAGCCGAAACGATCATTGCTATAGGGAAGCGCACCCAAAACATTAAAAAACTACAATTTACTAAAGTAGATGTTCTAGAAAAAGGGACAAAAAAATTGCTTGCCTCTGGCCAGTGCACCTATAAGATCCTCTGCCCTAACACGAAAGATAGCCCTGGAGTGACCGGACGCTAA
- a CDS encoding MmgE/PrpD family protein — MSNVVTPSEFQQSKIEKSVTVSQQVAEFVEKFSLTNVPKEIINLAKLHVLDSFGIALASSTKDYGHKAASAGLDLGGEGDFPVVGLAHRLPLRDAVMVNGVLVHGLDFDDTHTTGVIHISGSTVPTAFILAMANAKTGYEALEAYLIGVETGSRLAKAAAGGIHANGFHTTGIIGAYGCAMVAGKLCDLTVSQLTHAQGLVASFGGPTRAYHANGAWAKRMHTGIAAVNGINAAMWARHGFTGPETIYEYEQGLYGCYAHGQEIDLDVVTNGLGNVWELSNVAYKPYPACHWLHAFIETGIKLRQEYELKPDQIESIIVLAHPNQTAVCIPEEAKRRPQSSYQAQFSVHYATAAAICRGQFTLAEIEPDAFGDPEILSLCDKIHYNTTTDTLYPDYFSGTVVVRTKDGRELKHAQEHNLGTDEHPISEEQVLDKFMKNATSAVSTGRAEEIRSIILSIEDQADLDEFDSVISLS, encoded by the coding sequence ATGAGCAACGTCGTAACACCCTCTGAGTTTCAGCAATCTAAAATTGAAAAATCCGTAACAGTTTCTCAACAGGTTGCAGAATTTGTTGAAAAGTTCTCCCTTACGAACGTGCCAAAGGAGATCATTAATTTAGCAAAACTCCATGTTTTAGATAGTTTTGGTATCGCGCTTGCGTCATCCACGAAAGATTACGGTCACAAAGCAGCAAGCGCTGGGCTAGACCTTGGTGGAGAAGGAGACTTTCCTGTGGTTGGGCTTGCACATCGTTTGCCGCTTCGTGATGCGGTGATGGTAAATGGGGTATTAGTGCACGGGCTTGATTTTGATGATACTCATACAACCGGTGTTATTCATATCTCAGGGAGTACTGTGCCCACTGCATTTATTTTGGCGATGGCGAATGCAAAGACTGGGTACGAGGCATTGGAAGCGTATTTGATAGGAGTTGAGACTGGATCACGCCTCGCAAAGGCGGCTGCTGGGGGTATTCATGCAAATGGTTTTCATACGACTGGAATAATAGGCGCGTATGGCTGTGCGATGGTTGCTGGCAAACTTTGCGATCTTACTGTTAGTCAGCTAACTCATGCTCAGGGTCTTGTAGCGAGCTTCGGTGGGCCCACTCGTGCCTACCATGCGAATGGTGCTTGGGCAAAGCGTATGCATACTGGAATTGCGGCCGTTAACGGCATTAATGCCGCTATGTGGGCGCGCCACGGTTTCACCGGGCCGGAAACTATCTATGAATATGAGCAAGGTCTTTACGGGTGCTATGCTCATGGGCAGGAGATTGACTTAGATGTTGTGACAAATGGGCTCGGAAATGTATGGGAATTGTCAAATGTTGCTTACAAACCATATCCAGCATGTCATTGGTTACACGCGTTTATAGAAACTGGTATAAAGCTTCGGCAAGAGTATGAATTGAAGCCTGACCAAATTGAGTCAATAATTGTACTAGCACACCCCAATCAAACGGCAGTTTGTATTCCTGAGGAGGCCAAGCGTCGCCCCCAGAGTTCTTACCAGGCACAATTTAGTGTGCATTATGCGACAGCAGCTGCAATATGTCGGGGGCAGTTTACGTTGGCTGAAATAGAGCCAGACGCGTTTGGTGATCCCGAGATACTTAGTCTCTGCGATAAAATTCATTACAACACTACGACTGATACCCTATATCCCGACTATTTCTCGGGTACAGTAGTTGTTCGAACAAAAGATGGACGCGAGCTGAAGCACGCTCAAGAGCATAATCTTGGTACGGATGAACACCCTATCAGCGAGGAACAGGTCCTCGATAAATTTATGAAAAATGCTACTAGTGCGGTTTCAACTGGTCGGGCTGAGGAAATTCGGTCCATAATTTTAAGCATTGAAGACCAAGCTGACCTTGATGAATTTGATTCAGTAATTAGCTTATCATAA
- a CDS encoding DinB family protein gives MARLQRIGIKRIPAISRGMSYVMGQKLKDVCDFVGIPLGDIQEFSVDELAAKMDIILLAAISYMEEMKDEDLEPKLPNRDRKIRQLCYHIYRIVEAFCELMDGEAEEYHTTIADIDHPKDINTGADLAVYGRAVLKRFKGWHSVYSGDGTEPANAYWGDVTLRELLERVTWHPGQHIRQLKMYLENRGNPPSKPIDEDVFNGLPMPKKIWDDEPMSEDNETMQAAQ, from the coding sequence ATGGCTAGGCTCCAACGCATTGGTATTAAGCGTATTCCTGCTATTTCGCGCGGTATGAGCTATGTTATGGGGCAAAAATTAAAAGACGTATGTGACTTTGTTGGCATTCCTCTTGGAGACATTCAAGAGTTTAGTGTAGATGAGTTGGCAGCCAAGATGGATATTATTTTGTTGGCAGCCATATCTTACATGGAAGAGATGAAGGACGAAGACCTCGAGCCTAAGCTCCCTAACCGGGATCGTAAAATTCGGCAACTTTGTTACCACATCTACCGAATCGTCGAGGCATTTTGCGAACTTATGGATGGAGAAGCGGAGGAATATCACACGACCATCGCGGATATAGATCACCCTAAAGACATTAATACTGGTGCTGATCTCGCAGTTTACGGTCGTGCTGTGCTGAAGCGCTTTAAAGGCTGGCATTCGGTTTATTCAGGAGACGGCACCGAGCCTGCTAATGCTTATTGGGGTGACGTTACATTGAGGGAACTTCTTGAACGGGTAACTTGGCACCCTGGGCAACATATTCGACAGCTTAAGATGTATCTAGAAAATAGAGGTAATCCTCCCTCAAAACCTATTGATGAAGATGTATTCAACGGGTTACCAATGCCGAAAAAAATTTGGGATGATGAACCGATGAGTGAGGATAACGAAACCATGCAAGCAGCACAGTAG
- a CDS encoding FAD-binding protein, which produces MASTNIPPQHVNSFDEEFDVVVVGFGYAGGAAAIAACDGGAKTLLIEKMPMPGGISICAGGGVRLALERDPVVEHLYETNDGTTSRNIIEAFVDEMMLLDDYLEDLCKVNNASTITIEGRGANYPFTGFDQMRFVEVDDIPGVDVLKVYPHARSHRNGTKLFKVVHDNVNSRGIEVRLNTPALRLITQNTNEVRGIWIDGPDGRKAIKCNKGVILACGGLEAAPDMQRQYWQINPVLSAAHRGNTGDGIKMATDVGADLWHMWHYHGTYGFRHPDPSYPFGIRMKRHPDWVPTKKEAEIPMAWILADKKGNRFMNEYQPYTQDTGHRALDVYDTGRMEFPYVPCFMIADEDGRERYRFGATIYNDSTIEPYEWSEDNLKEVQNGILKKANTIEELAGFIGCDPVNLKKTIEEYNSATDCGLEDKFGRPPKTRLKIERPPFYLGEIWPVVSNTQGGPRHNEKYQICNAFNEPIPRLYAAGECGGIWGFLYLAGGNLTECFVGGRVSGREASALKDWNT; this is translated from the coding sequence ATGGCATCAACAAATATTCCACCACAACATGTGAATAGCTTTGATGAGGAATTCGACGTCGTAGTAGTTGGCTTCGGCTACGCGGGCGGTGCTGCTGCCATTGCCGCATGCGACGGGGGGGCAAAAACACTTTTGATTGAAAAGATGCCAATGCCAGGCGGCATTTCGATTTGTGCTGGGGGTGGGGTGAGACTGGCCCTAGAACGAGATCCAGTTGTTGAACATCTATACGAAACAAATGACGGCACAACATCACGAAATATTATTGAAGCATTCGTAGATGAAATGATGCTACTAGATGACTACTTGGAAGACCTCTGTAAAGTGAATAATGCAAGCACCATTACTATAGAAGGACGAGGAGCGAACTATCCTTTTACAGGCTTTGATCAAATGAGATTTGTAGAAGTAGATGACATTCCGGGTGTTGACGTTCTTAAAGTTTACCCACATGCTCGATCCCATCGTAACGGGACTAAACTTTTCAAAGTTGTTCATGATAATGTGAATTCACGTGGCATTGAAGTTCGTCTGAACACCCCAGCTCTAAGATTAATCACTCAGAATACCAATGAGGTAAGGGGTATATGGATCGACGGGCCAGACGGCCGCAAAGCCATAAAGTGTAACAAGGGTGTCATTCTTGCCTGTGGCGGGCTAGAGGCGGCACCGGACATGCAACGTCAGTATTGGCAAATAAATCCGGTCCTCTCCGCCGCCCATCGAGGAAATACTGGAGATGGAATAAAGATGGCAACAGATGTGGGGGCAGATCTATGGCACATGTGGCATTACCACGGCACCTACGGTTTTCGACATCCTGACCCAAGTTATCCCTTTGGAATTCGCATGAAACGCCATCCCGACTGGGTTCCAACAAAGAAAGAAGCTGAAATTCCTATGGCATGGATTCTAGCTGATAAAAAAGGCAATCGTTTTATGAATGAGTATCAGCCCTACACTCAGGATACGGGTCACAGGGCCCTTGATGTATATGATACTGGCAGAATGGAATTTCCTTATGTCCCCTGCTTTATGATTGCAGATGAGGATGGTCGCGAGCGTTATCGTTTCGGCGCTACAATATACAATGACAGCACAATAGAGCCGTATGAGTGGAGTGAAGACAACCTAAAAGAAGTACAAAACGGAATTCTTAAAAAGGCCAACACAATCGAAGAATTAGCGGGGTTTATTGGCTGTGATCCCGTAAATTTGAAAAAAACTATTGAGGAATATAATTCAGCCACCGATTGCGGCTTGGAGGATAAATTTGGCCGCCCACCCAAAACACGTCTCAAGATCGAGCGCCCCCCATTTTACCTTGGAGAAATTTGGCCGGTTGTTTCCAATACTCAAGGTGGTCCGCGACACAACGAGAAGTATCAAATTTGCAACGCTTTTAACGAGCCAATACCCCGTCTTTATGCAGCAGGCGAATGCGGTGGTATCTGGGGTTTCTTGTACCTGGCAGGCGGTAATCTAACCGAGTGCTTCGTCGGAGGACGTGTTTCCGGCAGAGAGGCTAGCGCTTTAAAGGATTGGAATACTTGA